One part of the Algibacter sp. L1A34 genome encodes these proteins:
- a CDS encoding type VI secretion system TssO, producing MKNKLAFTILAIGVLIGTAIGVYFLKNHQLEERAELLELEAERQSEMLSTLQDVHKNFKLLDNPEYAQPFLKSLIDRGLVELRFLDFHKDSSKMEEINKIIVEDYMSHQDLKLENKRLKKLLENYENQRFSPCNVFTVDFPTIMHEIHEAKKITKEDLSTYKIPYTYTTKNRHDNYFITDNFKGNKQLVIVQNWKEHRLFAYLILNKNDAPILVYSSTMKGDAYCGVQSKIFENDVIEIKEHSCDQSKETITYHQLK from the coding sequence ATGAAAAATAAACTAGCATTTACCATACTGGCTATTGGTGTCTTAATAGGCACAGCAATAGGTGTTTATTTTTTGAAAAATCATCAACTTGAAGAACGAGCAGAATTACTAGAATTAGAAGCAGAAAGGCAGAGCGAAATGCTAAGTACGTTGCAAGATGTACATAAAAATTTTAAACTTTTAGATAATCCAGAATATGCTCAACCCTTTCTGAAAAGTTTAATAGACAGAGGTCTTGTTGAGTTAAGATTCTTGGATTTCCATAAAGACAGCAGTAAAATGGAGGAAATAAATAAGATTATAGTAGAAGATTATATGTCTCATCAAGATTTAAAATTAGAAAACAAGCGATTAAAAAAGCTTTTAGAGAATTATGAAAACCAAAGGTTTAGTCCATGTAATGTGTTTACTGTAGATTTCCCTACGATAATGCATGAAATACATGAGGCTAAAAAAATAACAAAAGAAGATTTAAGTACTTATAAAATTCCATATACTTATACCACAAAAAACAGGCATGATAATTATTTTATAACCGATAATTTTAAAGGGAATAAACAATTGGTAATTGTTCAAAACTGGAAAGAACATAGGCTTTTTGCATATTTAATTTTAAATAAAAATGACGCACCTATTCTTGTTTATTCTTCAACGATGAAAGGTGATGCCTACTGTGGTGTTCAGTCTAAAATATTTGAAAATGACGTCATAGAGATTAAAGAACACAGCTGTGACCAATCTAAAGAAACCATTACATATCATCAGTTAAAATAA
- a CDS encoding toxin-antitoxin system YwqK family antitoxin, with amino-acid sequence MKLKIINKSTIFILMFAMSVSASFAQRTETNVINHEVYGAAKEELLYYKNNVLRQKTIFTLDTVFTKENKEIGEILIYDSEGHLNSKGNFIRTNGTDFFGRSASRKKNGAWSFFFKNGSLKATINYNEDQADGDYLYYHENGEILEKGTNLLGKKTGNVKTFFSNGQLHSSATYKDGKIYNILSFFDKEGHKLNHGTLKNGNGTLKSYDLKTGKLKKTYTIIDGDYNDIDTKILKTPEGDIIENTYKHNDETIERIERKRNDTLEGAQEFYDYKGQLKETINYTKGIKNGKHAKFNDDGLLFYEYNYVKGKKSGAFKYTPEGYNTEGANPQVYVLDEGSYNEQGELTGQFTTYLQDYKKVVALGKMDSNKIIIQSGTYQDGIKTGIWQTFDRKGKLTKKVDFSNEESHVNTKKEYYKESKNLKSITEYNTLREEGTKKIYYPNGQLKFSASYKKGNLHGEIKEYYESGQLESVSYRKEGVKSGNWKEYNEAGQIVSDDIYSGDCCFPSKRIDYYYRNEGQLSSIIIQEDKLLNPLNENESFFGTTIDKDFYENGQLREFKTEKKTTYGQYGKKEGLYQRYFSNGQLEVEGYYKADKKEGLWSYYNREGKLKQKQNYVTDQARGPFEEYEYYYPSNILKESFIGVSYKEGRTSTLIVYHENGTVKKTGKFVLSKADGAWIVYFENGTIKEEKFYEKGEKKGVWKIYNEKGKVIEKTRYK; translated from the coding sequence ATGAAATTAAAAATAATTAATAAAAGTACAATTTTCATTTTAATGTTTGCAATGAGTGTTTCAGCTAGTTTTGCACAGCGTACAGAAACAAATGTTATTAATCATGAGGTTTATGGTGCAGCAAAAGAAGAATTACTCTATTATAAAAATAATGTCTTAAGACAGAAAACAATATTTACTTTAGACACTGTTTTTACTAAAGAAAACAAAGAAATTGGAGAAATATTAATTTACGATTCAGAAGGACATTTAAATTCAAAAGGAAACTTTATAAGAACAAATGGTACAGATTTTTTTGGAAGAAGTGCTTCGCGTAAAAAAAATGGTGCTTGGTCTTTCTTTTTTAAAAATGGATCATTAAAAGCTACTATTAATTATAACGAAGATCAGGCTGATGGCGACTATTTATATTACCATGAAAATGGTGAAATATTAGAGAAAGGAACTAATTTATTAGGTAAAAAAACGGGAAATGTAAAAACCTTTTTCAGCAATGGTCAATTACATTCTTCTGCAACATATAAAGACGGTAAAATTTATAATATACTTTCATTTTTCGATAAAGAAGGTCATAAGTTAAATCACGGAACTTTAAAAAATGGTAACGGAACCTTAAAAAGTTATGATTTAAAAACAGGAAAATTAAAGAAAACGTATACCATAATCGATGGTGATTACAATGATATAGACACCAAAATATTAAAAACTCCAGAAGGTGATATTATTGAGAATACATATAAGCATAATGATGAAACCATAGAGAGAATAGAGCGCAAACGTAATGACACGTTAGAAGGTGCTCAAGAATTTTATGATTATAAAGGTCAATTAAAAGAAACCATAAACTACACTAAAGGCATAAAAAACGGTAAGCATGCAAAGTTTAATGATGATGGTTTGTTGTTTTATGAATACAATTATGTAAAAGGAAAAAAATCAGGCGCTTTTAAATACACACCAGAAGGTTATAATACTGAAGGTGCTAATCCACAAGTCTATGTCTTAGATGAAGGTAGTTACAATGAACAAGGAGAATTAACGGGACAGTTTACAACCTATTTACAAGATTATAAAAAGGTTGTTGCTTTAGGTAAAATGGATTCAAACAAAATTATTATCCAATCTGGAACTTACCAAGATGGTATTAAAACTGGTATTTGGCAAACGTTTGATAGAAAAGGAAAACTGACGAAAAAAGTTGATTTTTCTAATGAAGAATCTCATGTCAATACAAAAAAGGAATATTATAAAGAGAGTAAAAACCTAAAGTCTATTACAGAGTATAATACTTTAAGAGAGGAAGGTACTAAAAAAATATATTATCCAAATGGCCAATTAAAATTCAGTGCTTCATATAAAAAAGGAAATTTACATGGAGAGATAAAAGAATATTACGAAAGCGGACAATTAGAATCTGTTAGTTATAGAAAAGAAGGCGTTAAAAGTGGTAATTGGAAAGAGTATAATGAAGCCGGACAAATTGTAAGCGACGATATTTATTCTGGTGATTGTTGTTTTCCTTCAAAAAGAATTGACTATTACTATAGAAATGAAGGGCAACTATCTTCAATAATAATTCAAGAAGATAAACTACTAAATCCATTAAATGAAAATGAATCTTTTTTTGGTACTACTATAGATAAAGATTTTTACGAAAATGGTCAATTAAGAGAGTTCAAGACGGAAAAGAAAACCACATACGGCCAGTATGGCAAAAAAGAAGGACTTTATCAGCGGTATTTTTCTAATGGTCAATTAGAAGTGGAAGGCTATTATAAAGCAGATAAAAAAGAAGGGCTTTGGAGTTATTATAATAGAGAAGGAAAGCTAAAACAAAAACAAAATTACGTTACAGATCAAGCACGAGGTCCTTTTGAGGAGTACGAGTATTATTACCCAAGTAATATTTTAAAGGAGAGCTTTATTGGTGTGAGTTATAAAGAAGGACGTACGTCCACTTTAATAGTATATCACGAAAATGGAACGGTTAAAAAAACAGGAAAATTTGTGCTTTCTAAAGCTGATGGTGCGTGGATAGTATATTTTGAAAACGGAACCATAAAAGAAGAAAAGTTCTACGAAAAAGGAGAAAAGAAAGGCGTTTGGAAGATATATAACGAAAAGGGTAAAGTGATAGAGAAAACGAGGTATAAGTAG
- a CDS encoding LytR/AlgR family response regulator transcription factor, which yields MMKALIVEDELYIRKGLLAMINSLDKDITILGECESVKEAVIVANACKPDLIFLDINLRDGNAFDFLEQVGSLDFQVVFITAYEQYALQAIKNGAIDYILKPVDIEELEQAIDKALVTDKSVLEEQIQIVKDQLINKDKNKLVLSLQEGYQVIDFKELLYCKSDKGYTTFFLSNGKSFLASKPIKEYEGQLPEDNFIRTHQSFIVNMSFIDKYDKNGYIYLKSGEKIPVASRRKDDFVSKLIKG from the coding sequence ATGATGAAGGCATTAATAGTAGAAGACGAATTATATATTAGAAAAGGACTACTAGCTATGATAAATAGTTTAGATAAGGATATTACAATTTTAGGCGAATGCGAATCTGTAAAAGAAGCTGTTATCGTAGCCAATGCGTGTAAACCAGACCTTATTTTCTTAGATATTAATTTGCGAGACGGCAATGCTTTCGATTTCTTAGAGCAAGTTGGAAGCCTAGATTTTCAAGTTGTTTTTATAACCGCTTATGAGCAATACGCTTTGCAAGCTATAAAAAATGGAGCGATTGATTATATTTTAAAACCAGTAGATATAGAAGAGCTAGAGCAGGCCATAGATAAAGCATTAGTTACAGACAAGTCTGTACTCGAAGAACAAATTCAAATTGTAAAAGATCAGTTAATAAACAAAGATAAAAATAAACTTGTTTTGAGCTTGCAAGAAGGCTACCAGGTTATTGATTTTAAAGAGTTGTTGTATTGTAAGTCTGATAAGGGTTATACCACGTTTTTCTTATCTAACGGAAAATCTTTTTTAGCTTCAAAACCTATTAAAGAATACGAAGGTCAATTACCAGAAGATAATTTTATCCGTACACATCAATCTTTTATCGTTAACATGAGTTTTATCGATAAATATGATAAAAATGGGTATATATATCTAAAGAGCGGCGAAAAAATCCCTGTGGCGTCACGAAGAAAAGACGATTTTGTTTCTAAGTTGATTAAAGGCTAA
- a CDS encoding histidine kinase yields MRIIKTYMGIKTYLKVKIQYLIACFFMLHCATQLSGQNNVEDLFTNREYAKVIEILSEKEAKEPLTLRDYFLLTKSYGRNQQYANGLIYSNEMIGKSLKEKDTTNLIKAFNLKAENLIDSGGYNDGLIFCEKVSPVFREQDSIEFQKLCFKWGMMYYHTDQYQKAYETYNKITLPKYRNLNLFKNNYALTLMGLEKWDEALFYFKKSIKQYKSSNNTERLNFNYSNISVVYMHQGKWEQSKVYLDSAASVLNNDSPLRAKKGIYTNYFKLYQIQGKQDKAARYLELISQVNENIYRAKINEEIDALETSNRREDQLKEKFRASEKQKLWGAIVSLLALIGFISTIFYFKYKNVKAAHEQSVTEQQLLRSQMTPHFIFNSLSVIQGMILNKEDKKAVKYLSKFSKLLRLILESSREKLVVVKEELLAMQSYVELQNLSRLQPFKYSVEIDESINVEEILIPPMLIQPFIENAIEHGFKEQIDNPEIKIHLTSKENVLICTIKDNGIGLNATKSTTKSHKSSLATKITSERLKMLSKNFKIESNLILEDREKYNEKGTQVTLMIPYKIETL; encoded by the coding sequence ATGCGAATAATAAAAACATATATGGGTATTAAAACCTATTTAAAAGTGAAAATACAATATCTAATAGCCTGTTTTTTTATGTTGCATTGTGCAACACAACTTAGCGGACAAAATAATGTAGAAGACCTTTTTACAAATAGAGAATATGCTAAGGTTATAGAGATTTTAAGCGAAAAAGAAGCTAAAGAACCACTCACATTACGCGACTATTTTTTATTAACAAAGTCTTATGGTCGTAACCAACAATATGCCAATGGTTTAATTTACTCTAACGAGATGATTGGCAAAAGCTTAAAAGAAAAAGACACTACAAATTTGATAAAAGCCTTTAATTTAAAGGCTGAAAACTTAATAGATTCTGGTGGCTATAATGATGGTCTTATATTTTGTGAAAAGGTAAGCCCAGTTTTTAGAGAACAAGATTCCATCGAATTTCAAAAATTATGTTTTAAATGGGGAATGATGTATTACCATACAGACCAATATCAAAAAGCTTACGAAACCTACAATAAAATTACTTTACCCAAATATAGAAATCTAAATCTATTTAAAAATAATTACGCTTTAACCCTTATGGGTTTAGAAAAATGGGACGAAGCTTTATTCTATTTTAAAAAATCGATTAAACAATATAAGTCTAGCAATAACACGGAGCGCTTAAATTTTAACTACTCTAATATTTCAGTTGTTTATATGCATCAAGGGAAGTGGGAACAATCAAAAGTGTATTTAGATTCAGCTGCTAGCGTCTTAAATAATGACAGTCCGTTACGAGCAAAAAAAGGAATTTACACCAATTATTTTAAATTATATCAAATTCAAGGAAAGCAGGACAAGGCTGCCCGTTATTTAGAATTAATTTCACAAGTAAACGAAAATATTTACAGAGCAAAAATCAATGAAGAAATCGATGCTTTAGAGACTTCCAATAGAAGAGAAGACCAATTAAAAGAGAAGTTTAGAGCATCAGAAAAACAAAAACTTTGGGGAGCTATTGTTTCGTTATTGGCTTTAATAGGTTTTATAAGTACTATTTTCTATTTTAAATATAAAAATGTAAAGGCTGCTCATGAGCAATCTGTCACAGAGCAACAACTTCTACGTTCCCAAATGACACCTCATTTTATTTTTAATTCGTTGTCTGTAATTCAGGGTATGATATTAAATAAGGAAGATAAAAAAGCAGTTAAGTATTTGTCTAAATTCTCTAAATTATTACGATTAATTTTAGAAAGTTCAAGAGAAAAATTAGTGGTAGTAAAAGAAGAACTTTTAGCTATGCAAAGTTATGTGGAATTGCAGAATCTAAGCAGATTACAACCGTTTAAATATAGTGTAGAAATTGATGAATCTATAAATGTAGAAGAGATCCTTATTCCACCAATGTTAATTCAACCTTTTATAGAAAATGCTATAGAACACGGATTTAAAGAACAAATAGATAATCCGGAAATTAAGATACATTTAACAAGCAAAGAAAATGTGCTTATTTGTACTATAAAAGATAACGGAATTGGTCTTAATGCTACCAAAAGCACAACTAAAAGCCATAAAAGTTCGCTTGCAACAAAGATTACTTCAGAGCGTTTAAAAATGCTCTCTAAAAATTTTAAAATCGAATCGAATCTTATTCTCGAAGACAGAGAAAAATACAATGAAAAAGGAACTCAAGTTACACTAATGATTCCATATAAAATAGAAACATTATGA